A genome region from Schistocerca nitens isolate TAMUIC-IGC-003100 chromosome 4, iqSchNite1.1, whole genome shotgun sequence includes the following:
- the LOC126253255 gene encoding gamma-secretase subunit Aph-1 — protein sequence MTVMEFFGCAFLAFGPPLAMFTFTIAKDPIRIIILIASAFFWLLSLLISSLWWFIVVPLKSKLAFGLVFSVFFQEIFRFLIYKLLQKAEVGLKKVTDADTQITNSKHVLAYVSGMGFGVMSGAFSLVNVLADAVGPATMGLKGGSDLFFITSAAFTLCMILLHTFWGVIFFSAADNRNYLQIVWVVGSHLTVSCLTLMNSQMWYAATLIPSYIILLINGSIAFSVVGGSLRSLGASMYLKERRHISENGQSLTVD from the exons ATGACTGTTATGGAATTTTTTGGATGTGCCTTCCTGGCCTTTGGTCCACCGCTTGCAATGTTTACATTTACAATAGCGAAGGATCCTATtagaattataattttaattgcCAG CGCATTTTTCTGGCTACTGTCATTACTGATTTCGTCGTTATGGTGGTTTATAGTAGTTCCACTTAAAAGCAAGTTGGCGTTTGGGCTGGTTTTCTCAGTGTTTTTTCAAGAAATCTTTAGGTTTCTTATTTACAAATTGCTCCAGAAAGCTGAAGtgggtttgaagaaagtaaccGATGCAGACACGCAGATCACAAACAGCAAGCATGTTTTGGCCTATG TGTCTGGCATGGGCTTTGGTGTAATGAGTGGTGCATTTTCATTAGTAAATGTACTGGCAGATGCTGTTGGCCCAGCGACGATGGGTCTCAAGGGTGGTTCTGACTTGTTCTTCATAACATCAGCAGCATTCACACTTTGCATGATTCTCCTTCACACGTTTTGGGGAGTAATATTCTTCTCTGCTGCTGATAACAGGAATTACCTACAAATTGTGTGGGTTGTTGGCAGTCATTTGACAGTTTCTTGCCTT ACGCTGATGAACAGCCAAATGTGGTACGCAGCTACTCTTATACCATCATATATTATTTTGTTGATCAATGGAAGCATTGCATTCAGTGTGGTTGGAggaagtttaagaagtttgggagCCAGCATGTACTTAAAAGAACGAAGACATATTTCAGAAAATGGACAATCATTAACAGTGGACTAA